The genomic window CTTGCTTTCAGCGGCACAAGATAAACAACTCCTGGGCCAGAATCTTGGCATGGTCAGCGGGGTGGTCCTTTTTAACGGAGCCACGGTCAAGGATGTGGCCCTGAAAGTCACCGATGCCGCCGGGAATATCATTGCCATCCGGATCGAGGGGGAGATAGAGAATGAAAACACGGTTCTACGCCTTCCGGACGGAACGGAATGTCAGGGGAGCTTTGCCGAGGATCCTAATAAGTCTGAGAACGGATTTCTTTCATTTGATGCGTCGGGGAAAATTTCGAGCTCCCTCTGCGTAAGCAGAACAGCCCGGGGTCAAGGAAGTATTTATTACAATAGCCCGGGTGGAATACCCGATTTTTCAAATGGCAAGGGAACTTCTGAGGCAGGTTCATTTACGATTTTCAATGTTCCTGCCGGAGATATTTATCTTTGGGCCTCGCGCGCAGCAAGAGGAAGTACGCGCATCACAGTTTTTGCGGAAAAGATCTCCGTTGGAAATATCCAGGTCTTTCCCATTACGATCGCTACAACAAACGTCGACGGCAACGCGGTGGACATCTCTCAAACAGATGGGACGCGTGTTTTGGACGCGACAATGACCATTCTGGGAAGTAATCCTGTCCTGACCGCAAACAGCGGAGCGGATGGAAATTATGTCTTCCCCACCATTGGCGCCAACAGCCACTTTATCATGAAGTCTGAGAAGAGCAGCTTCTGGACAACATACCAAGACCTCAACACCGCACCCTTTCAGGGACAGGCCAATATTCCGACGGTCAACCTCGACGCGAAGTTCTATCCGAATACTTACATCGATGAGAAGGCTGCCGAAGTTGGGATCACGACCATCGACACCTCAAAAGGGATTATCGCCGGTCGGGTCCAGAAAGGTGACGGAACCCCTCAGCACTGTGCCCTGTTGACCGTCACAAATGGAAACGGAGACAATCTTTTGGATGCAGGCGTAAGAATTGCCTACCCCGGGGATAACAGACCGGACTGCACAAGAAAAGACCCGAATAATAGTTCGGTATCGGATCCAAACCAAACTTCCTCAAGCGGGCAATTCATCATATTCAATCTCCCCCCCGGAGAGGTCTTTATTCGATTCGTGGCAAAGCTCAATCCCGAGCCTGCGGTGACCCGGATCAGCGGCGGGGCAATCGCTTCGGCCTTTCCCGGAGTGGTCTTTGATCTGGACCTCTTCAATTCGGGAAACGGATCCTCTCAGGAGCTTTCAGGCGGGGTCAGTAACGAGAGCAGTTTGTCTGTCTCTCCGGATACAGATATCGATATCCTGGGAATCATACAGCGGACTTACAATGACACATTTGATCTTGCCGCATATAAAAGTGATCCAAGCGGAGACTATCTCATCCCGGAAAATACTGCCAAAGAAGATCCGCCTTATCCATTGGTCGCAGGTATACCATACCGGCTGAAAACCTCGAAGGCAGGGTCAGCCGATACCTACCAGACGGTCAGGATATTCAATTCGGCAACCAAACAGGATCTGATCATATCGAGTAGCACGCCCCCCGCTTCCGGAAAGGGAGAAATCCACGGCGAGCTGATCAATCAGAACACTGGGCGTCTGGCTAAAGCGGTCACCTTAAAAATTACGGACTTGACAGGAACGCCCGTCGGCGGCGGGGAACTCACTTCAGCGGAGGGCAAGTTTACGATTACCAACCTCAATCCCGGCCTGGTCAACATAAAAGTCATCTCAGGGGATGATTCCGGAAACTTGGTGGCCCGTGTGTATGATCAAGGGGTTTCCTTCGTGAAGTTTCCCATGGTCAAGGTTATTCCGGTAGAGGTCAGCGTAACAGGGAATGTGAAAGATCTGGGGGGAAACACTGTTACCACGAGTTTGAAGATCCTGGGCCGGTCGGGCACCGTCAATTCATCGGACTTCCTTGACCTTGCGAAGGGCATTCAACTGGATACAAACAGCCGCTTTGTCATCAAGGCAACCAATGTAGATTTTGATACATATAACTTCTTTCCAAAGACCGGTATTACGGATTTATCCGGTCTGGATCTGTTTTCAGTCTCCAGAAATGAAATAACAACAATCGCTGGCGGAACGCCGCCCGATCCTTTAGATGGAATTATTGTCGGGAATACGGTTGAAAACCGCTTTGATCTGGGCTCCTCGACTACGACTTGCAACGACAACACCCATGGACTCGCAGCCGGTTTTTTCAATCAGGACACCAATCTAGATATTGCCGTTACGAATTGCCCCGACTCCGCCCCCGTCTCAGGCCCCTCGGACAGCGTGACCATTTTGTTCGGGGATGGGAATGGCGGTTTCAATACACCCTCTGAAGAAGTCGTCGGGAAAAATCCTGTCGCGATTACCCTTGGAGATTTTAACGGCGACGGGAGTTCTGATCTGGTGGTCGCCAATCAGGGAGATGACCCCGTTACAGACACGGGCATTTCGATTCTCCTGGGTAACCCAAAAGGCCAGTTTGCCTTGGTCGCAAACCCGATTCTTGATGACAACAAGGTCTCGCTTCCCATCACCGCACAACCTTTAGCATCTCCTCCTGTTGTCGGAGTCCCTTCACCCGTCAACGGTCCGGTTGCCCTGGCTGTCGGTCTCTTTGACTCAGACACAAATCTTGATATTGCCGTGGTCAATGGTGGAAATACCTCTGTCTTTATCTTATTGGGAAATGGCGATGGCACCTTCCACCCGAATGTTGATCCGACATTCGGAACCCTGATCTCAAATTCAATTACAGGGACGCCTACCGCCATCCTGGCTCATAATTTTAACAAAGACATACAAAACCAGGTAGATCTCGCCATTGCCATTAGCAACGGCACTGCCCCCGGAGAGATCCTGGTCCTGCATGGCAATACAGCAGATGGAACATTTCAAGCCCCCGATGGTACCTTATGTATTACAAATCCGATTTCGGTTGCCGATCCCAGGGCGATGATCACGGTCGATCTCAATTCAAACAATGTCCAGGATCTGGCCGTTGTCTCCGGAAATACCATTGCCATCCTTACAGGCAATGCGAGCGGCACATTTGAACTGCTCAAAGACCTGAGCAATGGCCCTGAAATAGATCCAGCCACGGGGAATCCAGTTCTCGATGCCTGCGAGAACCAGATTTTCCTCATAGCAGACCCTATCCTTTTTCCACCCGGAACCAACCTGACAGACATTACCTTTGGAGAGTTCAATGGGGACAACCGCGTCGATCTCGCGGTTTCCGATAAAGGGAGTGCTGGCATTGATCAGGTTTTTGTCCTCTTCGGAATTGGCGATGGGACATTCTCTGACCCGATTAAACTGTTTGGCACCGCGCCAGGAATTAATCCTGATCGTATTCTGTCCGTCAACATCGACAATAACGAACTGATCGATCTAATCGTGGTCGGCTCCAAGATGGAAAGCCTCCTCGGAAGTGAAAGACCGGTTGGGGGAATCTCTGTTGAGGCAAGAAATATGTCAGGCCTCCCCGCGGGAGGAGCGACACTCTATCTCGACTGTTCCGGAGGGGTCGATCCGACTTTAAATGCGACAGTATCTTGCACGAATGAAGACCTTAGCGGTCGTTTTGTAATCCTAAATCTCGATGTTCCGCCCGGTTTACCTCCCCCACCCGCCTTGACCGTGGTTCGGGCAAAGAACCAAAATGACTTTGGCGGGACTAGCTGCCCCTCTCCCATAAAGTGCGCGGCAGGAAACAGTCTCATCAATACCTTTGCGGACAGCGTTTCGTTTACAAAGGTCAGGATCACAACCCTGGACCCGATTAAAGTCCTTATCAACGGGGTCACCTTCGATCCGGTGGGCCCTCCTCCGGCAGGCCGCCCGGTCGGGACAGTCCAAATCGATATTCTGGGAACACCCCCCCCCATCCCACCTATTGAATCGACGAGCGGGCTGGGGACGGAAGGCGACTATACACTGACCCTCGATGCCAATAGCGAATATATCTTAAAACTCTCTTTCCTGGGTCCCTGACCCATTTCTTCAATAAGCCACGGTCAGGTTTTATCCCACAATTACAGAGAGAGATCTTCATCCCCCTCCCCTTTATCCTTGACTATTCTCATTATAGTGCTATTTTATTAAAATTCATGCCATTATACAGATAAAATTACTATAAGCGTATCACTAAAAAGCTTGAGGATCACATGTTTAGGATATTGATTCCTTCTCTGCTTATTGCATTGGTTCTTCGCGGGACAAGCGCAGCGGCTTCGGAGAAACTGCAAGTGGTGACAACGGTTGCGCCAATTACCAATATTGTTCTGAATATCGGTGGAAACCGGATTGACCTTCACGGGATTGTTCCGGAGGGAACCGACTCCCATACCTTTGAACCGGCGCCGTCCGATATTAAATATCTTGCCGGAGCCGACCTGCTGATCTTCAACGGACTCCATCTGGAGGTCCCGACCGAGAAACTGGTAAAAGCTAATATGAAACCCGGCGCCAGAATACTCAAACTGGGGGATCATACCATCGCTGAGAAAGAATGGCGTTTTGACTTCAGTTTTCCTGAATCAGAAGGCAGCCCCAACCCCCACTTATGGCTCAATATCGCCCATGCCATGCGCTACGCCGAACTGGTCCGCGATGCCCTGGTCACGCTCGACCCAGGGAACAAGACGTTTTACGAACAAAGGACACACAGTTACCTTTTGAGATTAAAAGTACTGGATGAGGCGGCCTTGAAGGTCATTAGAAGCATTCCTCCGAAGAACAGAAAGCTGGTCACCTACCATGACTCCTGGGCCTATTTTTGTCCGCGCTACGGCTGTACCGTCATCGGGGCGATCCAGCCTTCGAGCTTCTCCGATCCTCCTCCCAAAGAAATGGCCCGCCTCATCGACCAGCTCAAGGCGGAGAAAGTGCCAGCCATTTTCGGCTCAGAGGTCTTTCCAAGCAAGATCCTGAACCAGATCGGGAGAGAAGCCGGTGTTGAATTTATCTCTACCCTCCGGGACGATAACCTCCCTGGAGCCTCAGATACCCCGGAACACAGCTATATCGGGATGATGCTGGAAAATCTCCGAACGATGGCAAATACTCTAGGGGGAAGTCCGGATGGACTCGAGGGGATCGACCCTCGGAACCTGGACTGAAATGATATAGATTCTACAAAAATAAACAAGGAGGGCAGGGTGTCCAATATAGTTCGGTTTGGGGTCTCGATTGATGAGGGCCTCCTTAAACAGTTTGATGACTACATCGAAAGGAAGAAGTATACGACCCGCTCTGAGGCCTTGCGGGATCTCATTCGGGACCACCTGGTTGAGGATGAGTGGGATGAGAATAAAGAGACCGTCGGAACCATTACGATCGTTTACGATCATGATGTCCGGGAGTTGATGGAAAAACTGACCCATCTGCAACACCACTACGAAAAACTGATCCGCTCAACCCTCCATATCCATCTCGATGCCCATCGCTGTCTGGAAGTGCTTGTCGTTCAAGGCCGGAGTGGCGACATCAAGGAGGTTGCAGAGAGATTGATTGCGACAAAAGGGGTCAAGCATGGAAAATTGACAGCCACAACCACCGGAAAGGATTTATAAAAGAGTGATGACAGTGAACCGGCTGGCTCAGGAGCTTTCTCCTGAACCAGGAAAATCACTTGTTTCCTTATCGAATGTGACTTGCGGATATCATAATCGTGTTGTCTTCCAGAACCTCTCTCTTCAGATCTTTCCAAGACAATTTGCAGGCCTGGTCGGCCCAAGCGGCGCAGGAAAATCAACCCTCCTCAAGGTCATTCTCGGCGTCGTTCCGGTTCTTTCCGGCACCGTGAAGGTCTCAGACAGATTTATAGATGGGAATCAAACCCCTCATATTGGATATGTCCCCCAGATAGAGACCGTCGATTGGGATTTTCCGGTGACCGTGGAACAAGTCGTTGCCATGGGACTCTACCGACAATCCAGGCGCCTCCCCTGGCTGACCCGGAAAGAACGGAAACGGATTAAAGATCTCCTGGAAGAGCTCGGAATCGGGTCCTACGCGCATCGGCAGATCAAGGCCCTCTCCGGCGGAGAACAACAACGTGTCTTCCTGGCCAGGGCGCTGGTCGGGGACCCGGAACTCCTCATCCTCGATGAACCCACCTCCGGGGTTGATCTGAAGACCCAGCACGCCATCCTCCATCTTCTTGGCGAGTTAAACCGACGCGGGGTCACAATCCTTCTCACCACGCACGATCTTAATGCCGTTGCAAGGCATCTCCCCTGGGTGATCTGTTTCAACAAAAAGGTCATCGCCCAGGGAGATCCCGAAGAGGTCTTCACTGCGCCCATACTCTCCCGGACCTATGACTCGGAAATGTCGGTCATCCGCCATGGAGATGTTATCCTCATCGATGACAGCCCCAAGGCCGGGCTGCACTTTAAGCGACATCAGCATGCCCCTGAGGACCGAAGACCAGGGGGAAGAGGGCAGGCTAAATGAATTTCATTACCGCCCCCCTCCAGTATGAGTTTTTTATCCATGGGCTGATCGCGGCTTCACTGGTGGGTGGAATCTGCGGCTTGATCGGAGTTTATATCGTCCTGAGGCGGATGAGTTACATAGGGCACGGCCTTTCACATGCCGTTTTTGGCGGGGCCGTGGTCAGCAGCGTCATGAACTGGAACTTCTATCTCGGCGCGGGGCTCTGGGGGTTTTTTTCTGTCATTCTGATCAACTATGTCGCCCGGAAAAAGAAGATCGGGGCTGATGCCGCGA from Candidatus Manganitrophaceae bacterium includes these protein-coding regions:
- a CDS encoding VCBS repeat-containing protein, which codes for MMKELRLYMCLTLLLLLAGCSAQPFPPDPEPTGDRNVSFTETFLFNFKTGVGDISKGNPAGNLQIVSNADLATLLSAAQDKQLLGQNLGMVSGVVLFNGATVKDVALKVTDAAGNIIAIRIEGEIENENTVLRLPDGTECQGSFAEDPNKSENGFLSFDASGKISSSLCVSRTARGQGSIYYNSPGGIPDFSNGKGTSEAGSFTIFNVPAGDIYLWASRAARGSTRITVFAEKISVGNIQVFPITIATTNVDGNAVDISQTDGTRVLDATMTILGSNPVLTANSGADGNYVFPTIGANSHFIMKSEKSSFWTTYQDLNTAPFQGQANIPTVNLDAKFYPNTYIDEKAAEVGITTIDTSKGIIAGRVQKGDGTPQHCALLTVTNGNGDNLLDAGVRIAYPGDNRPDCTRKDPNNSSVSDPNQTSSSGQFIIFNLPPGEVFIRFVAKLNPEPAVTRISGGAIASAFPGVVFDLDLFNSGNGSSQELSGGVSNESSLSVSPDTDIDILGIIQRTYNDTFDLAAYKSDPSGDYLIPENTAKEDPPYPLVAGIPYRLKTSKAGSADTYQTVRIFNSATKQDLIISSSTPPASGKGEIHGELINQNTGRLAKAVTLKITDLTGTPVGGGELTSAEGKFTITNLNPGLVNIKVISGDDSGNLVARVYDQGVSFVKFPMVKVIPVEVSVTGNVKDLGGNTVTTSLKILGRSGTVNSSDFLDLAKGIQLDTNSRFVIKATNVDFDTYNFFPKTGITDLSGLDLFSVSRNEITTIAGGTPPDPLDGIIVGNTVENRFDLGSSTTTCNDNTHGLAAGFFNQDTNLDIAVTNCPDSAPVSGPSDSVTILFGDGNGGFNTPSEEVVGKNPVAITLGDFNGDGSSDLVVANQGDDPVTDTGISILLGNPKGQFALVANPILDDNKVSLPITAQPLASPPVVGVPSPVNGPVALAVGLFDSDTNLDIAVVNGGNTSVFILLGNGDGTFHPNVDPTFGTLISNSITGTPTAILAHNFNKDIQNQVDLAIAISNGTAPGEILVLHGNTADGTFQAPDGTLCITNPISVADPRAMITVDLNSNNVQDLAVVSGNTIAILTGNASGTFELLKDLSNGPEIDPATGNPVLDACENQIFLIADPILFPPGTNLTDITFGEFNGDNRVDLAVSDKGSAGIDQVFVLFGIGDGTFSDPIKLFGTAPGINPDRILSVNIDNNELIDLIVVGSKMESLLGSERPVGGISVEARNMSGLPAGGATLYLDCSGGVDPTLNATVSCTNEDLSGRFVILNLDVPPGLPPPPALTVVRAKNQNDFGGTSCPSPIKCAAGNSLINTFADSVSFTKVRITTLDPIKVLINGVTFDPVGPPPAGRPVGTVQIDILGTPPPIPPIESTSGLGTEGDYTLTLDANSEYILKLSFLGP
- the nikR gene encoding nickel-responsive transcriptional regulator NikR; its protein translation is MSNIVRFGVSIDEGLLKQFDDYIERKKYTTRSEALRDLIRDHLVEDEWDENKETVGTITIVYDHDVRELMEKLTHLQHHYEKLIRSTLHIHLDAHRCLEVLVVQGRSGDIKEVAERLIATKGVKHGKLTATTTGKDL
- a CDS encoding zinc ABC transporter substrate-binding protein, with protein sequence MFRILIPSLLIALVLRGTSAAASEKLQVVTTVAPITNIVLNIGGNRIDLHGIVPEGTDSHTFEPAPSDIKYLAGADLLIFNGLHLEVPTEKLVKANMKPGARILKLGDHTIAEKEWRFDFSFPESEGSPNPHLWLNIAHAMRYAELVRDALVTLDPGNKTFYEQRTHSYLLRLKVLDEAALKVIRSIPPKNRKLVTYHDSWAYFCPRYGCTVIGAIQPSSFSDPPPKEMARLIDQLKAEKVPAIFGSEVFPSKILNQIGREAGVEFISTLRDDNLPGASDTPEHSYIGMMLENLRTMANTLGGSPDGLEGIDPRNLD
- a CDS encoding metal ABC transporter ATP-binding protein, translating into MTVNRLAQELSPEPGKSLVSLSNVTCGYHNRVVFQNLSLQIFPRQFAGLVGPSGAGKSTLLKVILGVVPVLSGTVKVSDRFIDGNQTPHIGYVPQIETVDWDFPVTVEQVVAMGLYRQSRRLPWLTRKERKRIKDLLEELGIGSYAHRQIKALSGGEQQRVFLARALVGDPELLILDEPTSGVDLKTQHAILHLLGELNRRGVTILLTTHDLNAVARHLPWVICFNKKVIAQGDPEEVFTAPILSRTYDSEMSVIRHGDVILIDDSPKAGLHFKRHQHAPEDRRPGGRGQAK